TGCCGAGCTGATGGCAAAAGACTTTCCCGAGCTGGATTTGTATCACCCTTGGGCATTATCGGTGGAAGAAGCCATATTGCTCGCAAAAGAGTGTGAAGCTGCGGCGCTTGAAGTTGATAGCCGTATCCAGAATTCTGAAGGTGCATCAGTCTCAATTTCCGAAGGTCTATTTGCCTATGCCAATAGCCACGGCTTTGTTGGCGGTTACCCTACAAGCCGGCATGGCATTAGCTGCTCAGTCATTGCTGAAGAGGGCGAATCAATGCAGCGCGATTACTGGTATAGCTCAACGCGCTCAGCAGAAGATTTAGATAGCCCAGCCAATATCGGCCGCATTGCTGGTGACCGTGCTGTGCGCCGCTTGGGCAGCCGTGCCATCAAAACTGCACAAGTGCCAGTGTTGTTTGAAGCGCCCTTAGCATCAGGCCTCATTTCAAGTTTAATCTCTGCCATCTCTGGTGGTAGCTTGTATCGCAAATCTTCATTTTTGCTAGACAGCTTGGGTAAGCAGGTCATGTCGTCCAATATCAGTATTATCGAAACACCGCACTTGAAACGCGGCTTGGCGAGCGCGCCATTCGATAATGAAGGCGTCACTACTAGCCCGCGCACTTTGGTAAAAGACGGCATTCTTCAAGGTTATGTTTTGTCCACCTACTCTGCTCGCAAGCTTGGCATGAAAACCACAGGCAACGCAGGCGGAAACCATAACCTAATCATCAGCCATGGCGATCAAGACTTAAACGGACTGCTGAAAATCATGGGCACAGGATTGTTGGTTACTGAATTACTCGGCCACGGTTTGAATATGGTCACAGGCGACTATTCACGAGGTGCCGCAGGTTTCTGGGTGGAGAATGGTGTGATTGCTTATCCAGTTGAAGAGATCACTATCGCTGGCAATATGAAAGATATGCTGATGCAGATCGTGGCAGTGGGTAATGATGTGTTGGTACAAGGCTCCAAGCAGACAGGCTCAATTTTGATTGAGCGCATGACGGTAGCAGCAGGAGAATAAGCCAAGTTAAGAAATCGATCATATGCATTAAGTTGTATTGCACATAAAACAAAAGCCCCGAAAATCGGAGCTTTTGTTTTATTACTTATTCTTTAAAATTACTTGTTTTCTATTTGGTTTCTGGTGCAGGAGCCACTGTTGCTGGTTCACTACCATCATCACCATTGTTGAGCACTGTACCATCATTATCAGCAACTTGATTAGCACGACGTTCGAGGTAGGCATCACGCATGAAAGCATACGGATCAAGTGCTGCTTCATCCAGCAAATCGCTGGCAGGCAGGTATTGAGCACGTTTGTCTACAATATAGAGTAAGCGGCCAAGGTTGCGTGTTCTTGGATCATCTACGTAGCTAATTGGGTCAAATGCCAGCGTATCAACAACCAAACCAGTAGTATCGCGCACACTGCTTGGGCCGATGAACGGCAATACCAAGTAAGCGCCATCACCTACACCCCAGTAGCCCAATGTTTGGCCGAAATCTTCAGTGTGCTTAGGCACGTTATCCATAGAAGCAACATCAATGAAACCTGCAATACCGAAGGTACTATTGATGACGAAACGACCAGCTTCGCTGGTTGCATTAGCAATCTTGAATTGCAACAGATTATTGATTGCAGAAACAAACGTATTCAAGTTGCGGAAGAAGTTACCTACCCCCGTGCGCACTGGGCTTGGTAGTACTGCTTTGTATGCACCAGCGACTGGTTTGATAACTGCTTTGTCGGCAACGTCATTAAATTTATAAACGCCGCGGTTGAATCCTTCAATTGGGTCTTTGTTTGCTTGGGTGGCACAACCACTTAGTAATGAAGTGGTCAAAACGATGCTGGCAATCAAGCCTAAAGTGTTGATACGCATTAAATGTTCCAAACCTTTTTTTATTTATTCAAACTGATTGGCTTAAACTGCAAGCTATTAGGCCAGACTTTAACCGAGCCCCCGATTATTGTCTATCCTCGAACCGTGATATTGCTGTTTT
This genomic window from Methyloradius palustris contains:
- the pmbA gene encoding metalloprotease PmbA, which produces MSAQVLQLAKSAGASAADAEISLGVGQNVSVRMGETETIEYNRDKGMSVTVYFGQQRGNASTSDLSPKALQDTVAAACNIAKYTAQDEFCGLADAELMAKDFPELDLYHPWALSVEEAILLAKECEAAALEVDSRIQNSEGASVSISEGLFAYANSHGFVGGYPTSRHGISCSVIAEEGESMQRDYWYSSTRSAEDLDSPANIGRIAGDRAVRRLGSRAIKTAQVPVLFEAPLASGLISSLISAISGGSLYRKSSFLLDSLGKQVMSSNISIIETPHLKRGLASAPFDNEGVTTSPRTLVKDGILQGYVLSTYSARKLGMKTTGNAGGNHNLIISHGDQDLNGLLKIMGTGLLVTELLGHGLNMVTGDYSRGAAGFWVENGVIAYPVEEITIAGNMKDMLMQIVAVGNDVLVQGSKQTGSILIERMTVAAGE
- a CDS encoding MlaA family lipoprotein, whose product is MRINTLGLIASIVLTTSLLSGCATQANKDPIEGFNRGVYKFNDVADKAVIKPVAGAYKAVLPSPVRTGVGNFFRNLNTFVSAINNLLQFKIANATSEAGRFVINSTFGIAGFIDVASMDNVPKHTEDFGQTLGYWGVGDGAYLVLPFIGPSSVRDTTGLVVDTLAFDPISYVDDPRTRNLGRLLYIVDKRAQYLPASDLLDEAALDPYAFMRDAYLERRANQVADNDGTVLNNGDDGSEPATVAPAPETK